Part of the Thermotoga sp. genome, CTCGTCTTCCGAAATTTCCTTTTCACATGATCTGTTAGTGTACTCTCTGAAGGTATCGAGATCAAGTTCAATAAGTTTTGGTTCTTTCGGTAGTTTCCTCTGCCACTCTGCAATTCTTTCCTTTCCACCGGATCGTTTCTTCATCACGGGTCCGTTGAGACAACTTCCAAAGCACGCTGAAGCCTCCATGAACATACCGGTATACTCCTCTATCCTGGAAAAGACTTCAATCAAATTTTCTACACCTTCCACCACCATCTTTCTTTCCCAGGGGACCATTGAGGTGTAACCTATACCGTCTGTTACGGGATAAAACCGGGCTCTATTCGGATAAGGACCATCGGGAAGGGTTTCTTCAGCGTCTTCTTCTAAGATTTCTTCCACTTCTTCAAAGGTAAGCACAACGTCAACGAGGTCACTTTCTTTTTTCTTTGCTATGCACGGTCCCAGGAACACGACCGGGTAATTTCCATAACGCATCTTTAGAAACTTCGCGTGCACCATGAGGGGAGAATCAACCGGTGCGAGAAATTTAAGGACGTTCGGGAAGTGTTTTTCTGCAAGGTTCACAACCACGGGGCACGCTGTCGTCACGACGGGCCCATCGCTTTTTTCAAAGACCTCCACGTACTTCCTTGAGACGATCTCGGCTCCCAGAGCTGTTTCTTGAACAACCATTGCTCCCATCTTTTTGAGAGCACCAATCACCTTCAGGGGATTTTCGAAGTAGGCAAAGAACGAAGGAGCTATGGAGACAAGAAATGGTTTTTGAAGGTTTAAAAATTTCTCTATATCCTTTCTATAGCTCCTTGCGTTCTGGGGACAAACCTCCAGACATGTTCCGCAAAATATACATTCTTCCTCTACAACAACGGATTTTCCCGACTTGAAGGATATGGCTTTGATGGGACAGTTTCTCAAGCATTTGTAACAGTACCTGCAATCTGTGTCTTTTGAAAATATGAGTTCAGGCATC contains:
- a CDS encoding [Fe-Fe] hydrogenase large subunit C-terminal domain-containing protein, which produces MPELIFSKDTDCRYCYKCLRNCPIKAISFKSGKSVVVEEECIFCGTCLEVCPQNARSYRKDIEKFLNLQKPFLVSIAPSFFAYFENPLKVIGALKKMGAMVVQETALGAEIVSRKYVEVFEKSDGPVVTTACPVVVNLAEKHFPNVLKFLAPVDSPLMVHAKFLKMRYGNYPVVFLGPCIAKKKESDLVDVVLTFEEVEEILEEDAEETLPDGPYPNRARFYPVTDGIGYTSMVPWERKMVVEGVENLIEVFSRIEEYTGMFMEASACFGSCLNGPVMKKRSGGKERIAEWQRKLPKEPKLIELDLDTFREYTNRSCEKEISEDEIRKVLISIGKDDSRKELNCGACGYDTCREKAKAVVLGKAEKEMCFIYLLDLVRSSSYRVVEESPNAVFVLKEGKIVYKNKAAETLLQKSKDLIEQAKKKVGDTIELDDRNFFFAKRFTLEDGEEVLMLVDITQEKLKEEELSRLKGETLNKVEEMLNKQMRIAQEIAGILGESIAETKSSFVELRRFMEGKDADL